Proteins from a genomic interval of Quercus robur chromosome 9, dhQueRobu3.1, whole genome shotgun sequence:
- the LOC126699085 gene encoding BTB/POZ and MATH domain-containing protein 2-like isoform X10, producing the protein MRRIVSPKSQPMFSSSSSSLSGSTPTPTPTTTSTSMTETVNGSHLFNISGYPLLKGIGIGKCVASDTFTAGGYSWAIYFYPDGRNVQGNVTYVSLYIGLASEGTDVRALFELKLLDQSGKERHKVYFDTQFDRGPYTFRKRGSMWGYEKFFKRTDLETSDYLKDDCIKVHCSVGVVRSYTKGPNIYSIAIPPSNIGQNLGQLFETGKGTDVNFEVNGETFAVHSEGHSSDYEGSLPERTASQPSSHVEDPSGSFLERYPQFPPWSCQVKNQDGSIRCMQLERPKQAPNVPWTGPIGADLFDECMLMIESLKQSVYTQSDQKRAQLAESLLQTLEKWFEGLRVGVGPPQRDNEGGFGSRGTRSSRRDNGGGSRSRGTRLSRQRTLKLSRRRTQGPSTPSNEDENNQLGQFLAKQRNLLFLVFLFMFYVFVFSFFLFVFW; encoded by the exons ATGAGACGAATTGTCTCTCCTAAGTCTCAGCCgatgttttcttcttcttcatcttctttgtcTGGGTCGACTCCAACTCCGACTCCGACGACGACATCGACGTCGATGACCGAGACGGTGAATGGGTCCCACCTGTTCAACATCTCAGGGTACCCGCTCTTGAAAGGTATTGGGATCGGAAAATGCGTGGCGTCCGATACTTTCACTGCCGGCGGGTACTCTTGGGCAATTTATTTTTACCCGGACGGCAGGAATGTGCAGGGCAATGTTACGTATGTTTCGCTGTATATAGGTTTGGCGAGCGAAGGCACTGATGTGAGAGCGCTTTTTGAACTGAAGCTTTTGGATCAGAGTGGGAAAGAGAGGCATAAGGTTTATTTCGATACCCAGTTCGATAGGGGGCCTTACACGTTCAGAAAGCGCGGTAGCATGTG GGGTTAcgagaaatttttcaaaagaactGATCTAGAGACATCTGACTACCTCAAAGATGATTGCATCAAGGTTCACTGTAGTGTAGGTGTTGTGAGATCATACACCAAGGGTCCTAATATCTACTCTATTGCAATACCACCTTCTAACATTGGTCAGAATTTGGGGCAGCTATTTGAAACTGGAAAGGGAacagatgtgaattttgaagtTAATGGGGAAACTTTTGCTGTTCATTCTGAAGGGCATAGTTCTGATTATGAAGGTTCGTTGCCTGAAAGGACTGCTTCTCAACCCTCTAGTCATGTTGAAGACCCTAGTGGTTCTTTCCTGGAGAGGTACCCTCAGTTTCCTCCATGGTCATGCCAAGTGAAGAATCAAGATGGATCTATCAGATGTATGCAACTTGAAAGGCCGAAGCAAGCTCCAAATGTTCCATGGACCGGCCCG ATTGGGGCTGATCTTTTTGATGAGTGCATGTTGATGATTGAATCTCTAAAACAATCTGTTTATACCCAATCGGACCAAAAG AGGGCCCAGTTGGCAGAGTCTCTTCTTCAAACTTTGGAGAAATGGTTTGAAGGGCTTAGAGTTGGAGTTGGTCCCCCACAGCGGGATAATGAAGGAG GTTTTGGGAGTCGTGGTACGAGGTCATCTAGGCGGGATAATGGAGGAGGTTCTAGGAGTCGTGGTACGAGGTTGTCTCGTCAAAGGACCTTGAAGTTGTCTCGTCGGAGAACCCAAGGTCCTTCGACACCTTCCAATGAAGATGAAAACAATCAGCTCGGCCAATTCCTTGCAAAACAAAGAAACTTGcttttccttgtatttttgtttatgttttatgtttttgttttttctttttttctttttgttttttggtaa
- the LOC126699085 gene encoding BTB/POZ and MATH domain-containing protein 2-like isoform X9, producing the protein MRRIVSPKSQPMFSSSSSSLSGSTPTPTPTTTSTSMTETVNGSHLFNISGYPLLKGIGIGKCVASDTFTAGGYSWAIYFYPDGRNVQGNVTYVSLYIGLASEGTDVRALFELKLLDQSGKERHKVYFDTQFDRGPYTFRKRGSMWGYEKFFKRTDLETSDYLKDDCIKVHCSVGVVRSYTKGPNIYSIAIPPSNIGQNLGQLFETGKGTDVNFEVNGETFAVHSEGHSSDYEGSLPERTASQPSSHVEDPSGSFLERYPQFPPWSCQVKNQDGSIRCMQLERPKQAPNVPWTGPIGADLFDECMLMIESLKQSVYTQSDQKRAQLAESLLQTLEKWFEGLRVGVGPPQRDNEGGSKSRGTRSSRRDNGGGSRSRGTRLSRQRTLKLSRRRTQGPSTPSNEDENNQLGQFLAKQRNLLFLVFLFMFYVFVFSFFLFVFW; encoded by the exons ATGAGACGAATTGTCTCTCCTAAGTCTCAGCCgatgttttcttcttcttcatcttctttgtcTGGGTCGACTCCAACTCCGACTCCGACGACGACATCGACGTCGATGACCGAGACGGTGAATGGGTCCCACCTGTTCAACATCTCAGGGTACCCGCTCTTGAAAGGTATTGGGATCGGAAAATGCGTGGCGTCCGATACTTTCACTGCCGGCGGGTACTCTTGGGCAATTTATTTTTACCCGGACGGCAGGAATGTGCAGGGCAATGTTACGTATGTTTCGCTGTATATAGGTTTGGCGAGCGAAGGCACTGATGTGAGAGCGCTTTTTGAACTGAAGCTTTTGGATCAGAGTGGGAAAGAGAGGCATAAGGTTTATTTCGATACCCAGTTCGATAGGGGGCCTTACACGTTCAGAAAGCGCGGTAGCATGTG GGGTTAcgagaaatttttcaaaagaactGATCTAGAGACATCTGACTACCTCAAAGATGATTGCATCAAGGTTCACTGTAGTGTAGGTGTTGTGAGATCATACACCAAGGGTCCTAATATCTACTCTATTGCAATACCACCTTCTAACATTGGTCAGAATTTGGGGCAGCTATTTGAAACTGGAAAGGGAacagatgtgaattttgaagtTAATGGGGAAACTTTTGCTGTTCATTCTGAAGGGCATAGTTCTGATTATGAAGGTTCGTTGCCTGAAAGGACTGCTTCTCAACCCTCTAGTCATGTTGAAGACCCTAGTGGTTCTTTCCTGGAGAGGTACCCTCAGTTTCCTCCATGGTCATGCCAAGTGAAGAATCAAGATGGATCTATCAGATGTATGCAACTTGAAAGGCCGAAGCAAGCTCCAAATGTTCCATGGACCGGCCCG ATTGGGGCTGATCTTTTTGATGAGTGCATGTTGATGATTGAATCTCTAAAACAATCTGTTTATACCCAATCGGACCAAAAG AGGGCCCAGTTGGCAGAGTCTCTTCTTCAAACTTTGGAGAAATGGTTTGAAGGGCTTAGAGTTGGAGTTGGTCCCCCACAGCGGGATAATGAAGGAGGTTCTAAGAGTCGTGGTACGAG GTCATCTAGGCGGGATAATGGAGGAGGTTCTAGGAGTCGTGGTACGAGGTTGTCTCGTCAAAGGACCTTGAAGTTGTCTCGTCGGAGAACCCAAGGTCCTTCGACACCTTCCAATGAAGATGAAAACAATCAGCTCGGCCAATTCCTTGCAAAACAAAGAAACTTGcttttccttgtatttttgtttatgttttatgtttttgttttttctttttttctttttgttttttggtaa
- the LOC126699085 gene encoding BTB/POZ and MATH domain-containing protein 2-like isoform X12, translated as MRRIVSPKSQPMFSSSSSSLSGSTPTPTPTTTSTSMTETVNGSHLFNISGYPLLKGIGIGKCVASDTFTAGGYSWAIYFYPDGRNVQGNVTYVSLYIGLASEGTDVRALFELKLLDQSGKERHKVYFDTQFDRGPYTFRKRGSMWGYEKFFKRTDLETSDYLKDDCIKVHCSVGVVRSYTKGPNIYSIAIPPSNIGQNLGQLFETGKGTDVNFEVNGETFAVHSEGHSSDYEGSLPERTASQPSSHVEDPSGSFLERYPQFPPWSCQVKNQDGSIRCMQLERPKQAPNVPWTGPIGADLFDECMLMIESLKQSVYTQSDQKVSSRAQLAESLLQTLEKWFEGLRVGVGPPQRDNEGGSRSRGTRLSRQRTLKLSRRRTQGPSTPSNEDENNQLGQFLAKQRNLLFLVFLFMFYVFVFSFFLFVFW; from the exons ATGAGACGAATTGTCTCTCCTAAGTCTCAGCCgatgttttcttcttcttcatcttctttgtcTGGGTCGACTCCAACTCCGACTCCGACGACGACATCGACGTCGATGACCGAGACGGTGAATGGGTCCCACCTGTTCAACATCTCAGGGTACCCGCTCTTGAAAGGTATTGGGATCGGAAAATGCGTGGCGTCCGATACTTTCACTGCCGGCGGGTACTCTTGGGCAATTTATTTTTACCCGGACGGCAGGAATGTGCAGGGCAATGTTACGTATGTTTCGCTGTATATAGGTTTGGCGAGCGAAGGCACTGATGTGAGAGCGCTTTTTGAACTGAAGCTTTTGGATCAGAGTGGGAAAGAGAGGCATAAGGTTTATTTCGATACCCAGTTCGATAGGGGGCCTTACACGTTCAGAAAGCGCGGTAGCATGTG GGGTTAcgagaaatttttcaaaagaactGATCTAGAGACATCTGACTACCTCAAAGATGATTGCATCAAGGTTCACTGTAGTGTAGGTGTTGTGAGATCATACACCAAGGGTCCTAATATCTACTCTATTGCAATACCACCTTCTAACATTGGTCAGAATTTGGGGCAGCTATTTGAAACTGGAAAGGGAacagatgtgaattttgaagtTAATGGGGAAACTTTTGCTGTTCATTCTGAAGGGCATAGTTCTGATTATGAAGGTTCGTTGCCTGAAAGGACTGCTTCTCAACCCTCTAGTCATGTTGAAGACCCTAGTGGTTCTTTCCTGGAGAGGTACCCTCAGTTTCCTCCATGGTCATGCCAAGTGAAGAATCAAGATGGATCTATCAGATGTATGCAACTTGAAAGGCCGAAGCAAGCTCCAAATGTTCCATGGACCGGCCCG ATTGGGGCTGATCTTTTTGATGAGTGCATGTTGATGATTGAATCTCTAAAACAATCTGTTTATACCCAATCGGACCAAAAGGTCTCTTCA AGGGCCCAGTTGGCAGAGTCTCTTCTTCAAACTTTGGAGAAATGGTTTGAAGGGCTTAGAGTTGGAGTTGGTCCCCCACAGCGGGATAATGAAGGAG GTTCTAGGAGTCGTGGTACGAGGTTGTCTCGTCAAAGGACCTTGAAGTTGTCTCGTCGGAGAACCCAAGGTCCTTCGACACCTTCCAATGAAGATGAAAACAATCAGCTCGGCCAATTCCTTGCAAAACAAAGAAACTTGcttttccttgtatttttgtttatgttttatgtttttgttttttctttttttctttttgttttttggtaa
- the LOC126699085 gene encoding BTB/POZ and MATH domain-containing protein 2-like isoform X8 — translation MRRIVSPKSQPMFSSSSSSLSGSTPTPTPTTTSTSMTETVNGSHLFNISGYPLLKGIGIGKCVASDTFTAGGYSWAIYFYPDGRNVQGNVTYVSLYIGLASEGTDVRALFELKLLDQSGKERHKVYFDTQFDRGPYTFRKRGSMWGYEKFFKRTDLETSDYLKDDCIKVHCSVGVVRSYTKGPNIYSIAIPPSNIGQNLGQLFETGKGTDVNFEVNGETFAVHSEGHSSDYEGSLPERTASQPSSHVEDPSGSFLERYPQFPPWSCQVKNQDGSIRCMQLERPKQAPNVPWTGPIGADLFDECMLMIESLKQSVYTQSDQKVSSRAQLAESLLQTLEKWFEGLRVGVGPPQRDNEGGFGSRGTRSSRRDNGGGSRSRGTRLSRQRTLKLSRRRTQGPSTPSNEDENNQLGQFLAKQRNLLFLVFLFMFYVFVFSFFLFVFW, via the exons ATGAGACGAATTGTCTCTCCTAAGTCTCAGCCgatgttttcttcttcttcatcttctttgtcTGGGTCGACTCCAACTCCGACTCCGACGACGACATCGACGTCGATGACCGAGACGGTGAATGGGTCCCACCTGTTCAACATCTCAGGGTACCCGCTCTTGAAAGGTATTGGGATCGGAAAATGCGTGGCGTCCGATACTTTCACTGCCGGCGGGTACTCTTGGGCAATTTATTTTTACCCGGACGGCAGGAATGTGCAGGGCAATGTTACGTATGTTTCGCTGTATATAGGTTTGGCGAGCGAAGGCACTGATGTGAGAGCGCTTTTTGAACTGAAGCTTTTGGATCAGAGTGGGAAAGAGAGGCATAAGGTTTATTTCGATACCCAGTTCGATAGGGGGCCTTACACGTTCAGAAAGCGCGGTAGCATGTG GGGTTAcgagaaatttttcaaaagaactGATCTAGAGACATCTGACTACCTCAAAGATGATTGCATCAAGGTTCACTGTAGTGTAGGTGTTGTGAGATCATACACCAAGGGTCCTAATATCTACTCTATTGCAATACCACCTTCTAACATTGGTCAGAATTTGGGGCAGCTATTTGAAACTGGAAAGGGAacagatgtgaattttgaagtTAATGGGGAAACTTTTGCTGTTCATTCTGAAGGGCATAGTTCTGATTATGAAGGTTCGTTGCCTGAAAGGACTGCTTCTCAACCCTCTAGTCATGTTGAAGACCCTAGTGGTTCTTTCCTGGAGAGGTACCCTCAGTTTCCTCCATGGTCATGCCAAGTGAAGAATCAAGATGGATCTATCAGATGTATGCAACTTGAAAGGCCGAAGCAAGCTCCAAATGTTCCATGGACCGGCCCG ATTGGGGCTGATCTTTTTGATGAGTGCATGTTGATGATTGAATCTCTAAAACAATCTGTTTATACCCAATCGGACCAAAAGGTCTCTTCA AGGGCCCAGTTGGCAGAGTCTCTTCTTCAAACTTTGGAGAAATGGTTTGAAGGGCTTAGAGTTGGAGTTGGTCCCCCACAGCGGGATAATGAAGGAG GTTTTGGGAGTCGTGGTACGAGGTCATCTAGGCGGGATAATGGAGGAGGTTCTAGGAGTCGTGGTACGAGGTTGTCTCGTCAAAGGACCTTGAAGTTGTCTCGTCGGAGAACCCAAGGTCCTTCGACACCTTCCAATGAAGATGAAAACAATCAGCTCGGCCAATTCCTTGCAAAACAAAGAAACTTGcttttccttgtatttttgtttatgttttatgtttttgttttttctttttttctttttgttttttggtaa
- the LOC126699085 gene encoding BTB/POZ and MATH domain-containing protein 2-like isoform X7, which translates to MRRIVSPKSQPMFSSSSSSLSGSTPTPTPTTTSTSMTETVNGSHLFNISGYPLLKGIGIGKCVASDTFTAGGYSWAIYFYPDGRNVQGNVTYVSLYIGLASEGTDVRALFELKLLDQSGKERHKVYFDTQFDRGPYTFRKRGSMWGYEKFFKRTDLETSDYLKDDCIKVHCSVGVVRSYTKGPNIYSIAIPPSNIGQNLGQLFETGKGTDVNFEVNGETFAVHSEGHSSDYEGSLPERTASQPSSHVEDPSGSFLERYPQFPPWSCQVKNQDGSIRCMQLERPKQAPNVPWTGPIGADLFDECMLMIESLKQSVYTQSDQKVSSRAQLAESLLQTLEKWFEGLRVGVGPPQRDNEGGSKSRGTRSSRQDNGGGFGSRGTRLSRQRTLKLSRRRTQGPSTPSNEDENNQLGQFLAKQRNLLFLVFLFMFYVFVFSFFLFVFW; encoded by the exons ATGAGACGAATTGTCTCTCCTAAGTCTCAGCCgatgttttcttcttcttcatcttctttgtcTGGGTCGACTCCAACTCCGACTCCGACGACGACATCGACGTCGATGACCGAGACGGTGAATGGGTCCCACCTGTTCAACATCTCAGGGTACCCGCTCTTGAAAGGTATTGGGATCGGAAAATGCGTGGCGTCCGATACTTTCACTGCCGGCGGGTACTCTTGGGCAATTTATTTTTACCCGGACGGCAGGAATGTGCAGGGCAATGTTACGTATGTTTCGCTGTATATAGGTTTGGCGAGCGAAGGCACTGATGTGAGAGCGCTTTTTGAACTGAAGCTTTTGGATCAGAGTGGGAAAGAGAGGCATAAGGTTTATTTCGATACCCAGTTCGATAGGGGGCCTTACACGTTCAGAAAGCGCGGTAGCATGTG GGGTTAcgagaaatttttcaaaagaactGATCTAGAGACATCTGACTACCTCAAAGATGATTGCATCAAGGTTCACTGTAGTGTAGGTGTTGTGAGATCATACACCAAGGGTCCTAATATCTACTCTATTGCAATACCACCTTCTAACATTGGTCAGAATTTGGGGCAGCTATTTGAAACTGGAAAGGGAacagatgtgaattttgaagtTAATGGGGAAACTTTTGCTGTTCATTCTGAAGGGCATAGTTCTGATTATGAAGGTTCGTTGCCTGAAAGGACTGCTTCTCAACCCTCTAGTCATGTTGAAGACCCTAGTGGTTCTTTCCTGGAGAGGTACCCTCAGTTTCCTCCATGGTCATGCCAAGTGAAGAATCAAGATGGATCTATCAGATGTATGCAACTTGAAAGGCCGAAGCAAGCTCCAAATGTTCCATGGACCGGCCCG ATTGGGGCTGATCTTTTTGATGAGTGCATGTTGATGATTGAATCTCTAAAACAATCTGTTTATACCCAATCGGACCAAAAGGTCTCTTCA AGGGCCCAGTTGGCAGAGTCTCTTCTTCAAACTTTGGAGAAATGGTTTGAAGGGCTTAGAGTTGGAGTTGGTCCCCCACAGCGGGATAATGAAGGAGGTTCTAAGAGTCGTGGTACGAGGTCATCTAGGCAGGATAATGGAGGAGGTTTTGGGAGTCGTGGTACGAG GTTGTCTCGTCAAAGGACCTTGAAGTTGTCTCGTCGGAGAACCCAAGGTCCTTCGACACCTTCCAATGAAGATGAAAACAATCAGCTCGGCCAATTCCTTGCAAAACAAAGAAACTTGcttttccttgtatttttgtttatgttttatgtttttgttttttctttttttctttttgttttttggtaa
- the LOC126699085 gene encoding BTB/POZ and MATH domain-containing protein 2-like isoform X13, with translation MRRIVSPKSQPMFSSSSSSLSGSTPTPTPTTTSTSMTETVNGSHLFNISGYPLLKGIGIGKCVASDTFTAGGYSWAIYFYPDGRNVQGNVTYVSLYIGLASEGTDVRALFELKLLDQSGKERHKVYFDTQFDRGPYTFRKRGSMWGYEKFFKRTDLETSDYLKDDCIKVHCSVGVVRSYTKGPNIYSIAIPPSNIGQNLGQLFETGKGTDVNFEVNGETFAVHSEGHSSDYEGSLPERTASQPSSHVEDPSGSFLERYPQFPPWSCQVKNQDGSIRCMQLERPKQAPNVPWTGPIGADLFDECMLMIESLKQSVYTQSDQKRAQLAESLLQTLEKWFEGLRVGVGPPQRDNEGGSRSRGTRLSRQRTLKLSRRRTQGPSTPSNEDENNQLGQFLAKQRNLLFLVFLFMFYVFVFSFFLFVFW, from the exons ATGAGACGAATTGTCTCTCCTAAGTCTCAGCCgatgttttcttcttcttcatcttctttgtcTGGGTCGACTCCAACTCCGACTCCGACGACGACATCGACGTCGATGACCGAGACGGTGAATGGGTCCCACCTGTTCAACATCTCAGGGTACCCGCTCTTGAAAGGTATTGGGATCGGAAAATGCGTGGCGTCCGATACTTTCACTGCCGGCGGGTACTCTTGGGCAATTTATTTTTACCCGGACGGCAGGAATGTGCAGGGCAATGTTACGTATGTTTCGCTGTATATAGGTTTGGCGAGCGAAGGCACTGATGTGAGAGCGCTTTTTGAACTGAAGCTTTTGGATCAGAGTGGGAAAGAGAGGCATAAGGTTTATTTCGATACCCAGTTCGATAGGGGGCCTTACACGTTCAGAAAGCGCGGTAGCATGTG GGGTTAcgagaaatttttcaaaagaactGATCTAGAGACATCTGACTACCTCAAAGATGATTGCATCAAGGTTCACTGTAGTGTAGGTGTTGTGAGATCATACACCAAGGGTCCTAATATCTACTCTATTGCAATACCACCTTCTAACATTGGTCAGAATTTGGGGCAGCTATTTGAAACTGGAAAGGGAacagatgtgaattttgaagtTAATGGGGAAACTTTTGCTGTTCATTCTGAAGGGCATAGTTCTGATTATGAAGGTTCGTTGCCTGAAAGGACTGCTTCTCAACCCTCTAGTCATGTTGAAGACCCTAGTGGTTCTTTCCTGGAGAGGTACCCTCAGTTTCCTCCATGGTCATGCCAAGTGAAGAATCAAGATGGATCTATCAGATGTATGCAACTTGAAAGGCCGAAGCAAGCTCCAAATGTTCCATGGACCGGCCCG ATTGGGGCTGATCTTTTTGATGAGTGCATGTTGATGATTGAATCTCTAAAACAATCTGTTTATACCCAATCGGACCAAAAG AGGGCCCAGTTGGCAGAGTCTCTTCTTCAAACTTTGGAGAAATGGTTTGAAGGGCTTAGAGTTGGAGTTGGTCCCCCACAGCGGGATAATGAAGGAG GTTCTAGGAGTCGTGGTACGAGGTTGTCTCGTCAAAGGACCTTGAAGTTGTCTCGTCGGAGAACCCAAGGTCCTTCGACACCTTCCAATGAAGATGAAAACAATCAGCTCGGCCAATTCCTTGCAAAACAAAGAAACTTGcttttccttgtatttttgtttatgttttatgtttttgttttttctttttttctttttgttttttggtaa
- the LOC126699085 gene encoding BTB/POZ and MATH domain-containing protein 2-like isoform X1: protein MRRIVSPKSQPMFSSSSSSLSGSTPTPTPTTTSTSMTETVNGSHLFNISGYPLLKGIGIGKCVASDTFTAGGYSWAIYFYPDGRNVQGNVTYVSLYIGLASEGTDVRALFELKLLDQSGKERHKVYFDTQFDRGPYTFRKRGSMWGYEKFFKRTDLETSDYLKDDCIKVHCSVGVVRSYTKGPNIYSIAIPPSNIGQNLGQLFETGKGTDVNFEVNGETFAVHSEGHSSDYEGSLPERTASQPSSHVEDPSGSFLERYPQFPPWSCQVKNQDGSIRCMQLERPKQAPNVPWTGPIGADLFDECMLMIESLKQSVYTQSDQKVSSRAQLAESLLQTLEKWFEGLRVGVGPPQRDNEGGSKSRGTRSSRQDNGGGFGSRGTRSSRRDNGGGSRSRGTRLSRQRTLKLSRRRTQGPSTPSNEDENNQLGQFLAKQRNLLFLVFLFMFYVFVFSFFLFVFW, encoded by the exons ATGAGACGAATTGTCTCTCCTAAGTCTCAGCCgatgttttcttcttcttcatcttctttgtcTGGGTCGACTCCAACTCCGACTCCGACGACGACATCGACGTCGATGACCGAGACGGTGAATGGGTCCCACCTGTTCAACATCTCAGGGTACCCGCTCTTGAAAGGTATTGGGATCGGAAAATGCGTGGCGTCCGATACTTTCACTGCCGGCGGGTACTCTTGGGCAATTTATTTTTACCCGGACGGCAGGAATGTGCAGGGCAATGTTACGTATGTTTCGCTGTATATAGGTTTGGCGAGCGAAGGCACTGATGTGAGAGCGCTTTTTGAACTGAAGCTTTTGGATCAGAGTGGGAAAGAGAGGCATAAGGTTTATTTCGATACCCAGTTCGATAGGGGGCCTTACACGTTCAGAAAGCGCGGTAGCATGTG GGGTTAcgagaaatttttcaaaagaactGATCTAGAGACATCTGACTACCTCAAAGATGATTGCATCAAGGTTCACTGTAGTGTAGGTGTTGTGAGATCATACACCAAGGGTCCTAATATCTACTCTATTGCAATACCACCTTCTAACATTGGTCAGAATTTGGGGCAGCTATTTGAAACTGGAAAGGGAacagatgtgaattttgaagtTAATGGGGAAACTTTTGCTGTTCATTCTGAAGGGCATAGTTCTGATTATGAAGGTTCGTTGCCTGAAAGGACTGCTTCTCAACCCTCTAGTCATGTTGAAGACCCTAGTGGTTCTTTCCTGGAGAGGTACCCTCAGTTTCCTCCATGGTCATGCCAAGTGAAGAATCAAGATGGATCTATCAGATGTATGCAACTTGAAAGGCCGAAGCAAGCTCCAAATGTTCCATGGACCGGCCCG ATTGGGGCTGATCTTTTTGATGAGTGCATGTTGATGATTGAATCTCTAAAACAATCTGTTTATACCCAATCGGACCAAAAGGTCTCTTCA AGGGCCCAGTTGGCAGAGTCTCTTCTTCAAACTTTGGAGAAATGGTTTGAAGGGCTTAGAGTTGGAGTTGGTCCCCCACAGCGGGATAATGAAGGAGGTTCTAAGAGTCGTGGTACGAGGTCATCTAGGCAGGATAATGGAGGAGGTTTTGGGAGTCGTGGTACGAGGTCATCTAGGCGGGATAATGGAGGAGGTTCTAGGAGTCGTGGTACGAGGTTGTCTCGTCAAAGGACCTTGAAGTTGTCTCGTCGGAGAACCCAAGGTCCTTCGACACCTTCCAATGAAGATGAAAACAATCAGCTCGGCCAATTCCTTGCAAAACAAAGAAACTTGcttttccttgtatttttgtttatgttttatgtttttgttttttctttttttctttttgttttttggtaa
- the LOC126699085 gene encoding BTB/POZ and MATH domain-containing protein 2-like isoform X11 codes for MRRIVSPKSQPMFSSSSSSLSGSTPTPTPTTTSTSMTETVNGSHLFNISGYPLLKGIGIGKCVASDTFTAGGYSWAIYFYPDGRNVQGNVTYVSLYIGLASEGTDVRALFELKLLDQSGKERHKVYFDTQFDRGPYTFRKRGSMWGYEKFFKRTDLETSDYLKDDCIKVHCSVGVVRSYTKGPNIYSIAIPPSNIGQNLGQLFETGKGTDVNFEVNGETFAVHSEGHSSDYEGSLPERTASQPSSHVEDPSGSFLERYPQFPPWSCQVKNQDGSIRCMQLERPKQAPNVPWTGPRAQLAESLLQTLEKWFEGLRVGVGPPQRDNEGGSKSRGTRSSRQDNGGGFGSRGTRSSRRDNGGGSRSRGTRLSRQRTLKLSRRRTQGPSTPSNEDENNQLGQFLAKQRNLLFLVFLFMFYVFVFSFFLFVFW; via the exons ATGAGACGAATTGTCTCTCCTAAGTCTCAGCCgatgttttcttcttcttcatcttctttgtcTGGGTCGACTCCAACTCCGACTCCGACGACGACATCGACGTCGATGACCGAGACGGTGAATGGGTCCCACCTGTTCAACATCTCAGGGTACCCGCTCTTGAAAGGTATTGGGATCGGAAAATGCGTGGCGTCCGATACTTTCACTGCCGGCGGGTACTCTTGGGCAATTTATTTTTACCCGGACGGCAGGAATGTGCAGGGCAATGTTACGTATGTTTCGCTGTATATAGGTTTGGCGAGCGAAGGCACTGATGTGAGAGCGCTTTTTGAACTGAAGCTTTTGGATCAGAGTGGGAAAGAGAGGCATAAGGTTTATTTCGATACCCAGTTCGATAGGGGGCCTTACACGTTCAGAAAGCGCGGTAGCATGTG GGGTTAcgagaaatttttcaaaagaactGATCTAGAGACATCTGACTACCTCAAAGATGATTGCATCAAGGTTCACTGTAGTGTAGGTGTTGTGAGATCATACACCAAGGGTCCTAATATCTACTCTATTGCAATACCACCTTCTAACATTGGTCAGAATTTGGGGCAGCTATTTGAAACTGGAAAGGGAacagatgtgaattttgaagtTAATGGGGAAACTTTTGCTGTTCATTCTGAAGGGCATAGTTCTGATTATGAAGGTTCGTTGCCTGAAAGGACTGCTTCTCAACCCTCTAGTCATGTTGAAGACCCTAGTGGTTCTTTCCTGGAGAGGTACCCTCAGTTTCCTCCATGGTCATGCCAAGTGAAGAATCAAGATGGATCTATCAGATGTATGCAACTTGAAAGGCCGAAGCAAGCTCCAAATGTTCCATGGACCGGCCCG AGGGCCCAGTTGGCAGAGTCTCTTCTTCAAACTTTGGAGAAATGGTTTGAAGGGCTTAGAGTTGGAGTTGGTCCCCCACAGCGGGATAATGAAGGAGGTTCTAAGAGTCGTGGTACGAGGTCATCTAGGCAGGATAATGGAGGAGGTTTTGGGAGTCGTGGTACGAGGTCATCTAGGCGGGATAATGGAGGAGGTTCTAGGAGTCGTGGTACGAGGTTGTCTCGTCAAAGGACCTTGAAGTTGTCTCGTCGGAGAACCCAAGGTCCTTCGACACCTTCCAATGAAGATGAAAACAATCAGCTCGGCCAATTCCTTGCAAAACAAAGAAACTTGcttttccttgtatttttgtttatgttttatgtttttgttttttctttttttctttttgttttttggtaa